A single Tenacibaculum sp. 190524A02b DNA region contains:
- a CDS encoding response regulator transcription factor, translated as MTVHIAENHELTVKGLQLLFQGESINIAGVTYNGEETIEWFAKNTADILLLDISMPKVNGIEVLKYFKEHDITPKVIVLSAYNNDVIIEAVIKYGVKGYILKEEAHLTLLDALKDVYNGKTYFSKEINDRVLAIEDRIVAMDALSSREREVMSLLSKNYDYKEVTQELGISSSTLRSHTNKIRNKLGLKTNAGFAKYIVRFLTLKS; from the coding sequence ATGACAGTTCATATTGCAGAAAACCACGAGCTAACCGTTAAAGGTTTACAACTTTTATTTCAGGGAGAAAGTATTAACATAGCTGGTGTTACGTATAATGGAGAGGAAACCATAGAGTGGTTTGCAAAAAACACTGCTGATATATTACTTTTAGATATTTCTATGCCAAAGGTTAATGGTATAGAAGTTCTTAAATACTTTAAAGAACATGATATTACTCCTAAAGTAATTGTTTTATCGGCTTATAATAATGACGTAATTATTGAAGCTGTAATTAAATATGGTGTTAAAGGATATATTTTAAAAGAGGAAGCGCATTTAACATTATTAGATGCTTTAAAGGATGTTTATAATGGAAAAACATATTTTTCTAAAGAAATAAATGATAGAGTTTTAGCTATAGAAGATAGAATTGTAGCTATGGATGCTTTGTCTTCAAGAGAAAGAGAGGTTATGAGTTTGTTGTCTAAAAACTACGATTATAAAGAAGTTACACAAGAATTAGGTATATCATCTAGTACGTTACGTTCACATACTAATAAGATTAGAAATAAATTGGGTTTAAAAACTAATGCTGGTTTTGCTAAATATATAGTAAGATTTCTTACCTTGAAAAGCTAA
- a CDS encoding T9SS type A sorting domain-containing protein: MKEKYMNTKIFFYAIALLLAIVNESRAQNISYSFANATITNDGTDTFYEADIMISTDTDFQLGLGQFYIDYNSAAFGTNINGGSLSFAHPAAAAIGEATYILDQDYLDAISLYNVNLANNTNTKLSVAWTQAQNIAFYPTITASGSPHKFCHLKIRFVDTNQDPTISLDNVLSQDLTYNASSTPFAGDGAQITNDTYDSSNTTPIITWTGNTDNDWHTTSNWSSNTIPTSSNTVLVPNTVTNYPTASSNAFVNTITINSGASFIAQSGFSGSVTYNRTLTSSNWYLISSPVIGQDEDDLVSEIGLETGTGNNLGLGSYNTDTDMWSYYQNGSASSNTLTSGLGYSVNLSGASGEVSFTGTLRTTDLSFNLDTNGNGFNLLGNPFTSYINSNTLFTINDAILDSQTLWIWDQSANAGNGAYITKVAADNFQIAPGQGYFVQSNGNIGLYYVNESFLSHQGTDTFSRNTNPKSEIHLNISDNTNKMQAKIYYIEGATEGFDNGFDGPIFSGNRTDHLNIYTTAVNGNSEKKLAIQSLPNQNYENMVIPIGVQTKKQGNIAIAANLINFPSGLNVFIEDTVNNTFVQLNQEKDSYKVTLPSNYNSSNRFFLHTSYNTLSTLENATTKPINMFVNLQKELVIKNLGTNENIQLSIYNTIGQEITNTSFNNKITNTLTFNLSKFTNGIYMVKLVSNNVKTSKKIIIK; this comes from the coding sequence ATGAAAGAAAAATACATGAATACGAAGATTTTTTTCTACGCAATAGCACTTTTACTAGCAATTGTTAATGAAAGTAGGGCACAAAATATCAGTTATAGTTTTGCTAATGCAACAATTACTAATGATGGAACTGATACTTTTTATGAAGCTGATATTATGATTTCTACAGACACTGACTTCCAATTAGGATTGGGACAATTTTATATTGATTATAACTCAGCTGCGTTTGGAACAAATATTAATGGAGGTAGCTTAAGTTTTGCGCATCCTGCAGCTGCAGCTATTGGGGAAGCTACCTACATACTAGATCAAGATTATTTAGATGCAATATCTCTTTACAATGTTAATCTAGCTAATAATACAAATACAAAACTTTCTGTAGCTTGGACACAGGCACAAAACATAGCTTTTTACCCTACTATTACTGCCTCAGGTTCTCCTCATAAATTTTGTCATTTAAAAATTAGATTTGTGGATACCAATCAAGACCCTACAATTAGTTTAGATAATGTACTATCTCAAGATTTAACTTATAATGCCTCATCTACTCCCTTTGCTGGAGATGGTGCGCAAATAACCAATGATACCTACGACTCTTCAAACACAACTCCAATAATTACATGGACAGGTAATACAGATAATGATTGGCATACTACAAGTAATTGGAGCTCTAACACAATCCCAACAAGCAGCAACACTGTTTTAGTTCCTAACACAGTAACCAATTACCCAACAGCAAGCTCAAATGCCTTTGTAAATACTATAACTATAAACTCAGGAGCAAGCTTTATTGCTCAATCTGGTTTTTCGGGATCTGTAACTTATAATAGAACATTAACTAGTTCTAATTGGTATTTAATTTCATCTCCAGTAATTGGGCAAGATGAAGATGATCTTGTTTCTGAAATTGGTTTAGAAACCGGTACAGGAAATAACCTAGGGCTAGGGAGTTATAATACTGACACTGACATGTGGAGTTATTATCAAAATGGTTCAGCCAGCAGTAATACACTAACTAGCGGTTTAGGGTATTCTGTTAATCTTTCTGGAGCTTCGGGAGAAGTTTCTTTTACAGGAACATTACGTACTACTGATTTATCATTCAACTTAGATACTAATGGTAACGGCTTTAATTTATTAGGAAATCCTTTTACTTCATATATTAATAGTAATACTTTATTTACCATTAATGATGCAATTTTAGATAGTCAAACATTATGGATTTGGGATCAATCAGCAAATGCTGGAAATGGTGCTTATATTACAAAAGTAGCCGCAGATAATTTTCAAATAGCTCCTGGACAAGGATATTTTGTGCAATCAAATGGAAATATAGGATTATATTATGTTAACGAGAGTTTCCTTAGTCACCAAGGAACAGATACTTTTTCCAGAAATACCAATCCTAAATCAGAAATTCATTTGAATATATCTGACAATACAAATAAAATGCAAGCAAAAATATATTACATTGAAGGAGCTACTGAAGGATTTGACAACGGATTTGACGGTCCTATTTTTAGTGGCAATAGAACAGATCATTTAAATATTTATACTACAGCAGTAAATGGGAACTCTGAAAAAAAATTGGCTATACAATCACTTCCAAATCAAAACTATGAGAATATGGTTATCCCAATAGGAGTTCAAACAAAAAAACAAGGTAATATTGCTATAGCTGCTAATTTAATAAATTTTCCTTCTGGTCTCAATGTATTCATAGAAGATACTGTAAACAACACTTTTGTACAACTAAATCAAGAAAAAGACTCTTATAAAGTTACGCTTCCGTCAAATTACAACTCTTCAAATCGCTTTTTTTTACATACCAGTTATAATACCCTATCTACTCTTGAAAATGCAACTACCAAACCAATTAACATGTTTGTTAATTTGCAAAAAGAATTAGTTATTAAAAATTTAGGAACCAATGAAAACATTCAGCTATCCATATATAACACTATAGGTCAAGAAATTACAAATACATCTTTCAATAATAAAATAACCAATACATTGACATTTAATTTATCAAAATTTACCAACGGGATTTACATGGTGAAACTAGTAAGCAACAATGTAAAAACCAGTAAAAAAATAATTATTAAATAA
- a CDS encoding acyl carrier protein phosphodiesterase has product MIGNFIADHIKGNKFSHYSEGIQKGILLHRKIDTFTDAHEIVRKSKRRLHERYGHYDGVIIDIFYDHFLAINWKRYSQIPLSIYVKSIYQLLENNFSILPEKTQHLLPYMIKYNWLYNYQFAKGIQEVLNGMNNRTQGKSQMNLATEDLLIHYDVFQEDFFLFFKELCDYCNSINSNNL; this is encoded by the coding sequence ATGATTGGTAATTTTATTGCTGATCATATAAAAGGAAATAAATTTTCTCATTATTCTGAAGGTATTCAAAAAGGAATTCTTTTACATAGAAAGATAGATACCTTTACCGATGCTCATGAAATTGTTAGAAAAAGTAAACGTAGATTGCATGAACGCTATGGTCATTATGACGGTGTTATTATAGATATTTTTTACGATCATTTTTTAGCCATTAATTGGAAAAGATATTCACAGATTCCTTTAAGTATTTATGTAAAATCTATATACCAGTTACTTGAAAATAATTTTAGTATTCTACCTGAAAAAACTCAGCATTTACTTCCTTACATGATTAAATACAATTGGTTATATAATTATCAGTTTGCTAAAGGAATACAAGAAGTTCTTAATGGAATGAATAATAGAACACAAGGAAAATCTCAAATGAATCTTGCTACAGAAGACTTATTAATACATTACGATGTTTTTCAGGAAGATTTCTTTTTATTTTTCAAAGAACTTTGTGATTACTGTAATTCTATAAATAGTAACAACTTATAA
- the ggt gene encoding gamma-glutamyltransferase yields the protein MKYYLLCFILFFFCCKPQVQDTTGLIADKAMVVSARKEASKIGVQILKQGGNAFDAMVATHLALAVAYPYAGNIGGGGFMVYRKESGEIGSIDFREKAPLSAHRDMYLDSLGNVIENKSTLGATAVGVPGSIAGIFDTHEKFGLLPIKDILQPVINLAKRGVVVTEKQAKKIKEYQPLFAKANKDSILFMKPWKKGDTIKYSALAKTLTRIQQNGKNEFYKGETAKKLAKFIQQNGGYVTEEDLVKYQTKWRTPVTFTYDNLKVVSMAPPSSGGICLAEIMNAIEPYNLHQLGHNSLKTIQIITEAERRAYADRGYFLGDPDFVTIPTQKLLSKEYATYRMQTFSFDKATKSSEVSYGNIEVIESDETTHYSIIDASGNAVSVTTTINGAFGSKLYCSELGFFLNNEMDDFSSKPGVPNMFGLVGAKANEIAPEKRMLSSMTPTIVEKEGKLFMVLGTPGGSTIITSVLQTILNVHEYNMGMQEAVNKPRFHHQWLPDAIRIEPDGFSKNLKQKLKQKGYIIDETKSPIIGKVDAILVLPNGKLEAGADPRGDDTALGY from the coding sequence ATGAAATATTACCTGTTATGTTTTATTTTATTCTTTTTTTGTTGTAAACCTCAAGTTCAAGATACTACTGGATTAATCGCTGATAAAGCTATGGTTGTTTCTGCTAGAAAAGAAGCTTCTAAAATTGGAGTACAAATATTAAAACAAGGAGGAAATGCTTTTGATGCAATGGTTGCTACACATTTAGCTTTAGCTGTTGCTTACCCTTATGCTGGTAACATAGGTGGTGGTGGCTTTATGGTGTATAGAAAAGAGAGCGGAGAAATTGGATCAATAGATTTTCGTGAAAAAGCACCTCTTAGTGCGCATCGTGATATGTATTTAGACTCTTTAGGCAATGTTATTGAAAATAAAAGTACTTTGGGCGCTACTGCTGTTGGTGTTCCAGGAAGTATTGCTGGAATTTTTGATACTCATGAGAAGTTTGGATTACTTCCTATAAAAGATATTTTACAACCTGTTATTAATTTGGCTAAACGAGGAGTTGTAGTGACTGAAAAACAGGCTAAAAAAATTAAAGAGTACCAACCTCTTTTTGCCAAAGCTAATAAAGATAGTATTCTCTTTATGAAACCATGGAAAAAAGGAGACACTATAAAATATTCTGCCTTAGCTAAAACCTTAACACGAATACAGCAAAATGGTAAAAACGAATTTTACAAAGGAGAAACTGCTAAAAAACTAGCTAAATTCATTCAACAAAACGGCGGGTATGTAACTGAAGAAGATCTAGTTAAGTATCAAACTAAATGGAGAACTCCCGTGACGTTTACGTATGATAATTTAAAAGTGGTTTCAATGGCACCTCCATCAAGTGGCGGAATCTGTTTAGCGGAAATAATGAATGCTATCGAACCATACAACTTACATCAATTAGGTCATAACTCTTTAAAAACAATACAAATTATTACGGAGGCAGAAAGAAGAGCTTATGCAGATAGAGGTTATTTTTTAGGAGATCCTGATTTTGTTACCATTCCTACTCAAAAACTACTAAGTAAAGAATATGCTACTTATAGAATGCAAACCTTTTCCTTTGACAAAGCTACCAAATCTTCGGAAGTTTCTTATGGTAACATTGAGGTGATAGAAAGCGATGAAACTACCCACTACTCCATTATTGATGCTTCAGGAAACGCTGTTTCCGTAACAACCACTATCAATGGTGCTTTTGGATCAAAACTATACTGTTCTGAATTAGGTTTCTTTTTAAACAACGAAATGGACGATTTTAGTAGTAAACCTGGTGTCCCAAATATGTTTGGTTTAGTTGGTGCTAAAGCTAATGAAATAGCTCCTGAAAAACGTATGTTAAGTTCTATGACGCCTACTATTGTGGAGAAAGAAGGTAAACTTTTTATGGTATTAGGAACTCCTGGGGGCTCTACTATTATTACTTCTGTATTACAAACTATTTTAAATGTTCACGAATATAATATGGGAATGCAAGAAGCCGTAAATAAACCTAGATTTCATCATCAATGGTTACCTGATGCTATTCGTATAGAACCTGATGGTTTTTCTAAAAACCTAAAACAAAAATTAAAACAAAAAGGATATATTATTGATGAAACAAAATCACCAATAATAGGAAAGGTAGATGCTATATTGGTACTCCCTAATGGTAAATTAGAAGCTGGTGCTGACCCAAGAGGTGATGATACTGCTTTAGGATATTAA
- a CDS encoding aminoacyl-histidine dipeptidase yields MSSEIRNLEPKVVWEHFADLNAVPRPSKKEERVIQFMVDFGKKLNLETSVDKVGNVIIRKPATKGMEDKKTVVMQSHLDMVHQKNADTDFDFDTEGIKMIVDGDWVKAEGTTLGADNGLGVAAIMAVLSSTDIAHPAIEALFTIDEETGMTGAMGLEGGLLQGDILLNLDTEEDDEIGMGCAGGVDITAARTYTLETTPESTTAFEISITGLNGGHSGMDIHKGLGNANKIMNRLLFDGFTNYGLRISEINGGSLRNAIPRESFANVVIDSISKEPFLFELNEQINNIKAEFASLEPSLSIDLKEIETPENVMDLGVQEGLIKAIYTALNGVYRMSPDIEGLVETSNNIARVIVKEGSIKIGCLTRSSSETNKWDLANSLRAAFELAGFEVEFSGAYPGWLPNINSEILKVVTTLYEELHNEKPHVAACHAGLECGILGQNYPTMDMVSFGPNIRGAHSPDERAQISSTQKFWKFLLEILKNTPSKN; encoded by the coding sequence ATGAGTTCAGAAATAAGAAACCTAGAACCTAAGGTTGTTTGGGAACATTTTGCAGATTTAAATGCTGTACCTCGTCCATCAAAAAAAGAAGAAAGAGTTATTCAATTCATGGTAGATTTTGGTAAAAAACTTAATCTTGAAACTTCTGTAGACAAAGTTGGTAATGTTATTATCCGTAAACCTGCTACAAAGGGAATGGAAGACAAAAAAACAGTTGTGATGCAAAGTCATTTAGATATGGTTCATCAAAAAAATGCAGATACTGATTTTGACTTTGATACTGAAGGCATTAAAATGATTGTAGATGGTGACTGGGTAAAAGCTGAAGGAACTACTTTAGGTGCAGATAATGGTTTAGGAGTTGCAGCTATTATGGCTGTATTATCTTCTACAGATATAGCTCATCCTGCTATTGAAGCTTTATTTACCATAGATGAAGAAACTGGAATGACTGGTGCAATGGGCTTAGAAGGAGGTCTTTTACAAGGTGATATATTATTAAACTTAGATACCGAAGAAGATGATGAAATAGGTATGGGCTGTGCTGGTGGTGTTGATATTACTGCTGCAAGAACTTATACTTTAGAAACAACTCCAGAAAGTACAACTGCATTTGAAATTTCTATTACTGGTTTAAATGGTGGGCATTCAGGAATGGACATTCATAAAGGGTTAGGAAATGCTAACAAAATCATGAATCGTTTGTTATTTGATGGTTTTACTAATTATGGTTTACGTATTTCAGAAATTAATGGAGGTAGCTTACGCAATGCTATTCCTAGAGAAAGCTTTGCTAATGTAGTTATTGATAGTATTTCAAAAGAGCCTTTCTTATTTGAATTAAATGAACAAATAAATAATATTAAAGCTGAATTTGCTAGCTTAGAACCTAGCTTATCTATAGACTTAAAAGAAATTGAAACTCCTGAAAATGTTATGGATTTAGGAGTACAAGAAGGACTTATTAAAGCAATATATACTGCTTTAAATGGAGTATATAGAATGAGTCCTGATATTGAAGGTTTAGTAGAAACTTCAAATAACATTGCACGAGTTATAGTAAAAGAAGGAAGTATTAAAATTGGGTGCTTAACACGTTCTTCTTCTGAAACTAACAAATGGGATTTAGCTAATTCATTACGAGCAGCTTTTGAATTAGCTGGTTTTGAAGTTGAATTTTCTGGAGCATATCCAGGTTGGTTACCAAATATTAATTCAGAAATATTAAAAGTAGTAACTACTTTATACGAGGAGTTACATAATGAAAAACCTCATGTAGCTGCTTGTCATGCTGGATTAGAATGTGGTATTTTAGGTCAAAATTATCCTACTATGGATATGGTATCTTTTGGCCCAAATATTAGAGGAGCACATTCACCTGATGAACGTGCACAAATTTCTTCTACACAAAAATTTTGGAAGTTTTTATTAGAGATTTTAAAGAATACGCCTTCTAAAAACTAA
- a CDS encoding response regulator, whose product MNFLQRFLLIGNYDRMPSKELKRIQFFNGFCLLWYVISTSLIIRRLFKKTIEYPTIIVHATMITLLIVAQYFLYKQRSIISYSIYVFCLIVTAFVFSNFIYPGRFTEFYYLLVTPVCLIFIDNKTLNYVVLFVSFLFFFIPNLFLENYPIHYYNDLVLVFLFFSVFIVINYFKVLNNKNEKRLEAKKNEVEQINQFQSQFFINISHEIRTPLTLIKGQIAKLENYENKIGGEDYKMIRLNLNKQVQKIKNMVDDVLDLAKMEDTNFNLHCKPIKINELINKIYISFIPLYDLKKIKFNYIHNHINSTIKVDPIFLERAINNIIINATKYTDENGEVTITLSEKNNMLFIAIKDTGIGISAKDLPNICNRFYQVNNDINRAGGSGVGLSFTKQVVDLHKGKLLINSVLGEGSVFTIRLPVSTEVAKYTFDENESFINKIPLQKSDTIKDISVKYKTILIVDDSYEMLDYLEEILSTTYNCITCSNGAEAIVKMNNHKVDYIITDYMMPKMNGLEFIKALKERKNNHPPILMLTAVGDRNTRLEVLRLGIDDYLQKPFEKEELLIRISNSLKNYLKQQNYIETEKISVIATEQDDLLKEIQIYIIKESSKRKITQLDIAEKFNLSKSSLYRRLKAETGLSPNDFIVEIKLNHARNILELQPNISLKRLSLEVGYSHVSYFSKIFKERFGFKPCK is encoded by the coding sequence ATGAACTTTTTACAACGTTTTTTGTTAATAGGAAATTATGATAGAATGCCATCAAAAGAATTAAAACGTATTCAGTTTTTCAATGGGTTTTGCTTGTTGTGGTATGTTATTTCTACGTCTTTAATAATACGAAGACTTTTTAAGAAAACTATTGAATATCCTACCATTATAGTACATGCTACTATGATTACTTTGTTAATTGTAGCACAATATTTTTTATATAAACAAAGAAGTATTATATCGTATTCTATTTATGTGTTTTGTTTAATAGTAACAGCTTTTGTGTTTTCTAATTTTATATATCCAGGAAGATTTACAGAATTTTATTATTTATTAGTGACTCCTGTTTGTTTGATTTTTATAGATAATAAAACATTGAATTATGTAGTACTATTTGTTTCTTTCTTATTCTTTTTTATACCCAACTTATTTCTTGAAAACTACCCAATACATTATTACAATGATCTTGTATTAGTCTTTTTATTTTTTAGCGTATTTATTGTAATTAATTATTTTAAGGTTTTAAACAATAAAAATGAAAAAAGGTTAGAAGCAAAGAAAAATGAGGTAGAACAAATAAACCAATTTCAATCTCAATTTTTTATTAATATCAGCCATGAAATTAGAACTCCTTTAACTTTAATAAAGGGACAAATAGCCAAATTAGAAAATTATGAAAATAAGATTGGAGGCGAAGATTATAAAATGATAAGGTTGAATTTAAATAAACAAGTTCAGAAAATAAAAAATATGGTTGATGATGTTTTAGATTTAGCTAAAATGGAAGACACGAACTTTAATTTACATTGTAAACCGATAAAAATTAATGAATTAATTAATAAGATTTATATCTCTTTTATTCCCTTGTATGATTTAAAAAAAATTAAATTCAATTATATACACAATCATATAAATAGCACTATAAAAGTAGACCCTATTTTTTTAGAGAGAGCTATTAATAATATTATAATTAATGCAACAAAATATACTGATGAAAATGGAGAAGTAACAATAACACTTTCTGAAAAAAATAATATGCTTTTTATAGCAATAAAAGATACAGGGATAGGGATTTCAGCTAAAGATTTACCCAATATTTGCAATAGATTCTATCAAGTAAATAATGATATTAATAGAGCAGGGGGTAGTGGAGTAGGTTTATCATTTACTAAGCAGGTGGTTGATTTACACAAAGGAAAACTTTTAATTAACAGTGTTTTAGGAGAAGGAAGTGTTTTTACAATAAGGTTGCCTGTAAGCACAGAGGTAGCTAAATACACTTTTGATGAAAATGAATCATTTATCAATAAAATACCGTTGCAAAAGTCAGATACTATTAAAGATATTTCGGTAAAGTATAAAACAATACTTATTGTTGATGATTCATATGAAATGCTTGATTATTTAGAAGAAATATTATCTACTACTTATAATTGTATTACTTGTAGTAATGGTGCTGAAGCAATTGTAAAAATGAATAACCATAAGGTAGATTATATTATTACAGACTATATGATGCCCAAAATGAATGGGTTAGAGTTTATAAAAGCTTTAAAAGAACGTAAAAATAATCACCCTCCAATTTTAATGTTAACAGCTGTAGGAGATAGAAATACAAGATTGGAAGTTTTACGTTTAGGAATTGATGATTATTTACAAAAACCTTTTGAAAAAGAAGAATTATTAATTAGAATATCAAATAGTTTAAAAAACTATCTAAAACAACAAAACTATATCGAAACAGAAAAAATATCAGTAATAGCAACAGAGCAAGATGATTTATTAAAGGAAATACAAATTTATATAATCAAAGAAAGCTCTAAGAGAAAAATAACACAACTAGACATCGCAGAAAAGTTTAATTTATCTAAAAGCTCACTTTATAGAAGACTTAAAGCAGAAACAGGTTTGAGCCCTAATGACTTTATAGTAGAAATAAAGTTAAACCATGCTAGAAATATATTAGAGTTACAGCCTAATATTTCACTTAAAAGACTTTCTTTGGAAGTAGGGTATTCTCATGTTTCTTATTTCTCTAAAATATTTAAAGAACGTTTCGGATTTAAACCGTGTAAATAA
- a CDS encoding DUF1272 domain-containing protein, giving the protein MLEIRPNCEHCNKDLPNASSEAMICSFECTYCQECALELFKNICPSCGGNFVKRPIRPYEMIKKYPASTKRIFFPKKLDEFQTMLNKYLMIKPENR; this is encoded by the coding sequence ATGTTAGAAATAAGACCTAATTGTGAACATTGTAATAAAGATTTACCTAATGCTTCTTCTGAAGCGATGATTTGTTCTTTTGAATGTACTTATTGCCAAGAATGTGCCTTAGAATTATTCAAAAATATTTGTCCTAGCTGTGGCGGTAATTTTGTAAAAAGACCAATTAGACCTTATGAGATGATAAAAAAATATCCAGCTTCAACAAAAAGAATTTTCTTTCCTAAAAAGCTAGATGAATTTCAAACGATGTTGAACAAATATTTAATGATAAAACCTGAAAACAGATAA
- a CDS encoding DinB family protein, with product MTQQELTSAEFDSYYQRYIDKVDAKTSLINGFIEGKTNVIRFFNTIPKDKLLFKYKIDKWTIKEVFQHIIDTERIFMHRCFRIARRDTTSLSGFDQNIYIIPSRANEKSIESLLEEFTLNREHSINLLKSFTDEDLKFIGNSNGGKMSARAAAYTIIGHDLWHMEVIKDKYLTC from the coding sequence ATGACACAACAAGAATTAACATCCGCAGAATTTGATAGCTATTACCAAAGATATATTGATAAAGTTGATGCTAAAACTTCATTAATCAATGGTTTTATTGAAGGTAAAACAAATGTTATCCGCTTTTTTAATACTATTCCTAAAGATAAACTACTCTTTAAATACAAAATAGATAAATGGACTATTAAAGAGGTTTTTCAACATATAATAGATACGGAAAGAATATTTATGCATCGTTGTTTTAGAATAGCTAGAAGAGACACTACTTCATTATCTGGATTTGACCAAAACATATATATAATTCCTTCAAGAGCTAATGAAAAATCAATAGAAAGTCTATTAGAAGAATTTACCCTAAATAGAGAACACAGTATTAATCTATTAAAAAGTTTTACTGATGAGGATTTAAAGTTTATTGGAAATTCTAATGGTGGAAAAATGTCTGCAAGAGCTGCAGCTTATACAATTATTGGTCATGATTTATGGCATATGGAAGTTATTAAAGATAAGTATTTAACATGTTAG
- a CDS encoding PLP-dependent aminotransferase family protein yields MFPYKTSFNLNRQSNQALYLQLANQFIQYITDGKLPKGTKLIGSRALADLLSVHRKTVVACYEELDIQGWVESVPKKGTFVHSNLPVLKKQDFKEVNFKDENYTSFSFYQEEILGETFTKSKKGWTYLNDGISDSRLTPIEEIGRTYRKIAAKKSIFEHLSYGTTYGNETLRKELVAYLNKTRGLNITIDNLLITRGSQMGIYLTSQLLLKEDECIVIGETNYPSATITFKHTGAKVLTVKVDENGIDTNEVERLCKNYKIKALYITSHHHHPTTVTLSAERRIHLLNIAKTYNFAILEDDYDYDFNYNQAPILPLSSHDVNGNVIYIGSVCKTVAPVFRIGYLIATKAFVDEAAKLRRFIDRQGDALLELTFAEYIKSGDLDRHIRKVIRIYKKRRDLFCQLLQEQCGAFFSFTIPKGGMAVWVTLHKDYKWSSFIEAAKDFELTIPNYERYDMFYTGHNSVRIGFATYNLDEIKQLIRKLQLVCKSMKLIS; encoded by the coding sequence ATGTTTCCTTATAAAACAAGTTTTAATTTAAATAGACAAAGTAACCAAGCACTATATTTACAATTAGCTAATCAGTTTATACAGTATATAACTGATGGTAAGTTACCTAAAGGAACAAAGCTAATTGGAAGTAGGGCTTTAGCTGATTTATTGAGTGTGCATAGAAAAACGGTGGTTGCTTGTTATGAAGAGTTAGATATACAAGGTTGGGTAGAAAGTGTTCCTAAAAAAGGAACCTTTGTACACTCAAATTTACCAGTTTTAAAAAAACAAGACTTTAAAGAAGTTAATTTTAAAGATGAAAATTATACTAGTTTTTCTTTTTATCAAGAAGAGATATTAGGAGAGACATTTACTAAATCAAAAAAAGGATGGACTTATTTAAATGATGGAATATCAGATTCTAGGTTGACACCAATTGAAGAAATTGGTAGAACTTATAGAAAAATTGCAGCTAAAAAGTCAATTTTTGAACACCTTTCTTATGGAACTACTTATGGAAATGAAACCTTAAGAAAAGAGCTAGTAGCGTATTTAAATAAAACTAGAGGTCTTAATATTACTATAGATAATTTATTAATTACCAGAGGAAGTCAAATGGGGATTTATTTAACTTCTCAATTGTTATTAAAAGAAGATGAATGTATAGTTATTGGTGAAACCAATTACCCTTCTGCAACTATAACCTTTAAACATACAGGAGCTAAAGTATTAACGGTAAAAGTAGATGAAAACGGTATTGATACCAATGAAGTAGAGAGATTATGTAAAAACTATAAAATAAAAGCATTATATATTACTTCACATCACCATCATCCAACTACAGTAACACTTTCAGCAGAAAGAAGAATTCACTTGTTAAACATAGCAAAAACATACAATTTTGCCATATTAGAAGATGATTACGACTATGATTTTAATTATAATCAAGCACCTATTTTGCCTTTATCTAGTCATGATGTTAATGGAAATGTAATATATATAGGCTCAGTTTGTAAAACAGTAGCCCCAGTATTTAGAATAGGATATTTAATAGCTACAAAAGCCTTTGTAGATGAAGCTGCAAAATTAAGAAGATTTATAGATAGGCAAGGAGATGCTTTGCTTGAACTTACTTTTGCAGAATATATTAAATCTGGTGATTTAGATAGACATATAAGAAAAGTAATAAGGATTTATAAAAAGAGAAGAGATTTATTCTGTCAACTTTTACAAGAACAATGTGGAGCATTTTTTAGTTTTACAATTCCTAAGGGAGGAATGGCAGTATGGGTTACCTTACATAAAGATTACAAATGGAGTAGTTTTATAGAAGCAGCTAAAGATTTTGAGTTAACCATTCCTAATTATGAACGATATGATATGTTCTATACAGGGCATAATAGTGTAAGAATTGGATTTGCAACTTATAATTTAGATGAGATAAAACAATTAATAAGAAAACTACAATTAGTATGTAAAAGTATGAAGTTAATATCCTAA